A part of Rhinoderma darwinii isolate aRhiDar2 chromosome 1, aRhiDar2.hap1, whole genome shotgun sequence genomic DNA contains:
- the NOC4L gene encoding nucleolar complex protein 4 homolog, which produces MAAPTGKRANRVRGKDGDSVRQELDTKLRAVLQSRSNANSVFDILEYLESENDDDVLAATRTCSKLFESLLEKGELYIGDLPAEDESLSDSLSAEEKYKLWMRHRYNSCVSCLVELMRGGSFQVQELALCMLMKFIQLEGKFPLESAKWKDSYRFPRRLLKLVIDSLLQEEKDSSPLIARFQEYLEYDDVRYYTMSVINERIAQVHQSKQSLPSVFLNNVFALVSSINMPVESDLSNFLIAPKEEVDDWKPAKLKEHRKAFERVWMGFLKHKLSVSLYKKVLLILHESILPHMCKPALMIDFLTVAYDVGGALSLLALNGLFVLIHQHNLEYPDFYNKLYSLLDPSVFHVKYRARFFHLADLFLSSTHLPVYLVAAFAKRLSRLSLTAPPQVLLMIIPFVCNLIRRHPACRPLIHRPSAEGDLASDPFVMEEQDPAKSRALESSLWELEALQNHYYPNVVRAANVISRALSTQESDISELLELSSYELFEKEMKKKFHTVPLEFEPVQGLLGKKCDITADHFSL; this is translated from the exons tctgaaAATGATGATGATGTTCTCGCTGCAACTCGGACCTGCTCTAAACTCTTTGAATCTTTACTGGAGAAAGGAGAGCTATATATTGGTGACCTTCCAGCAGAAGATGAGAGCTTGTCAG ATTCACTGAGTGCAGAAGAGAAGTACAAGCTATGGATGCGGCACCGTTACAACAGCTGTGTGTCCTGTCTAGTGGAGCTTATGCGTGGTGGTTCTTTCCAGGTTCAG GAGCTGGCGTTGTGTATGCTTATGAAATTTATTCAGCTTGAAGGAAAGTTCCCTTTGGAAAGTGCTAAGTGGAAAGATAGCTATCGCTTTCCGCGTCGCTTGTTGAAG CTTGTTATAGATAGCTTACTCCAGGAGGAAAAGGATTCTTCCCCTTTAATAGCTCGGTTCCAAGAGTATCTGGAATATGACGATGTCCGATACTACACCATGTCTGTGATCAATGAAAGGATTGCACAAGTGCACCAGAGCAAACAG tctTTGCCGTCTGTTTTTCTGAACAATGTTTTTGCTCTCGTATCCTCGATTAACATGCCAGTTGAGAGTGACTTGTCAAACTTCCTCATAGCACCAAAAG AAGAAGTGGATGATTGGAAGCCAGCAAAACTAAAG GAACATAGAAAGGCCTTTGAAAGAGTCTGGATGGGCTTCCTGAAGCACAAA CTATCGGTGAGTCTGTACAAGAAGGTGCTTTTGATCCTTCATGAGTCCATATTGCCTCACATGTGTAAACCTGCTTTAATGATAGACTTCCTCACAGTGGCTTATGATGTTG GTGGAGCTCTTAGCCTTCTTGCACTAAATGGGCTTTTTGTTCTGATTCACCAGCATAACTT AGAATACCCAGATTTCTATAATAAGCTGTACTCCCTGCTGGATCCTTCAGTGTTTCATGTAAAATATCGAGCCCGCTTCTTCCATTTGGCCGACTTGTTCTTGTCATCCAC GCATTTACCTGTATATCTTGTTGCTGCCTTTGCCAAGCGTCTTTCACGGCTGTCCCTTACAGCACCCCCACAAGTGCTGCTGATGATTATTCCATTTGTTTGTAACCTGATAAGAAGACATCCAGCTTGTCGACCACTCATTCATCGACCCTCAGCTGAAGGAG ATTTGGCGTCGGATCCATTTGTCATGGAGGAGCAAGATCCAGCCAAAAGTCGAGCTCTGGAAAGTTCTCTCTGGGAGCTAGAG GCTTTGCAGAATCATTACTACCCAAACGTTGTGAGAGCTGCCAATGTAATTAGCCGGGCCCTGTCAACACAAGAGAGTGACATTTCTGAGCTGCTGGAGCTGTCTTCCTATGAG CTTTTTGAGAAGGAGATGAAGAAGAAATTCCATACTGTGCCTTTGGAATTTGAACCCGTTCAAGGTCTTCTTGGCAAGAAGTGTGATATCACTGCAGACCACTTTTCTCTGTAA